In the genome of Malania oleifera isolate guangnan ecotype guangnan chromosome 5, ASM2987363v1, whole genome shotgun sequence, the window ACACGTTCAAGCTTGATCATTAATACAAATGAGAGTTTAACAAACCTCACCTACCTGGACCATCAAGTAGTTGCTCAAGGCAAGCTTGATTCTGGTCTTGGGTGGGTTCTGTGGGAGCGTGGGGATTAGTCTCGGCTGTGATACATCCCAGGGTAACCTGGTAAATGCCGGTTGGGGACACCCGGacgttatccaaaaaaaaaaaaaaaggcaagctTGATTCTCTTAAAACGTCACTGTGAGAAGGAAGTCCTTCGGGTTCCAATCAGCAAAGGTTAAAGGCGATCTAAGTAGCACTGCCTTGGATTCTTTGCCCAACCACGCCACCAGCCTTGGACCTTTACCCTAATTTCAGTCAAACCAACCTACACCAGCACAGCTCTTACTTTTTTATTAAACAAGCTCACTACAGAACCTAATTCTTTTTCTCCTGTAACAGAGCCAAAACAAATTGAACCCATTCATTCTCAAAATTAGACTTCAGAAAATGATCTCTTACCAATCCGAGCCCACTTGGTCCGTTTGCAGCTCAACTGACAATAGAGGCAACAATCAACAAGCCACCAACAAACATTTTGAAATAGAAAAAACAATCACCAAGCCAAATATCAATATAATTCCACCGTCCAAAAACTTAAGCCGCcactgataatatatatatatatatatataatattaggaTACACCAAGCCAAATATCATATAATTCCACTGTCCAAAAACTTAAGCCGCCActgataatatatataatattaggaTGAGCTCTTGAAATATTGCAAGAGTCACAAATATGGACTTGGAGTAGCTACTAAACACAAGTTCAAATTCAACAAGAATCTAGCATCAaggtcaaaaaaaaaaacacaactgTTTAAAATCCATACAAGCCCAGTTTGATTAGTCTAATAATAGGCATCCATCCAACCAAGAACAATTTACTGGATCGAGTGAAAACCCATGCCTTTGTTCTGGGCCAACAAGGTATACAGATGTCATCCGCAATCCCACCTCACCTGTTGAAACACAGCAAGCACTTAGaagccaaaaaatatatatacacttCACCATATTGGCTCAGGCTCGCAAAGCAAGAAAAAATATCACCATCACCAAAGACAGGAAAAGTAATGCCAAAATAGTGTGTAAACAATATTAAATAATGGAAAATATAAGGCAAAAGAATAAAACCGGGATAAACTTCTGCTCCGGCTCTTGCTCGGGCTCCTGCTCAGACTACGCTTCTTTGGGCTTTTACTCACTCGCTTTTGACGCTACACAGCATCAAATGTAATACATaaagcaaaataaatcatataatGATAGCCCAACTTAATAATTTTTGGCACATTAGAAGTCTCAAACTCAtgacctaaatccaaaacccaccCTACTATACCAGCCTAGGCTTTACCACCAGGTCAAAGCCTAAGTGGCATCTAAATCAATCAACTTCATGTATACCATTGACCCACAGAGAATAGACCTGCTATATACTGACAGGGTCAAATCTACTTAAAACATTCAATCTATAAAACACAATTTTTGGTGGGCTTCCACAAAACAGAGAGATTCACATGACAATGGTTAAATCGACTAAAACTGCGCCCCCTCCCCAAAACAAAGGAGAGATTCACATGACAATGGTTAAATCAGCTAAAACTGCCCCAGTAAGGTTTGGCACACAATTTAACCATCATCATGATTGGGACAGTCAACATGTGGGACCAGTTTACATCATCAGATGCAGGGATTAAAATTATCACTTAACCTACAAGAAGATTTCACTTACAGACGGCAATGGCGATCTGGATCTTGATTGTGATCTGCAAAAGGTCCAGAAACAACCCAATTTAATATCCACACGTTCCTTTTAACAAGTTTGATCCAAGAGCCTTGATGCCTCTTCCACGTCAGAGTTACCATAATCAAAGGGATAATAAGAAAAACATAAATCTTTAGCGGCACAGATAAAAAAATAACATTAGGACCATAGAATTGCCAACTCTATATATGACCTAATAAAAAAAGAACCTTCATAAAAGAATCATATCTTTCAAGACACCCGTGGAAAAGAGGGGAGCATCCCCCTACATATCCACAAATAATCCAGATAGCGTGTCCTGCTGGCTTGGCAGTGTTGAAAGGAAAAAATGACAATGAAATTGTTTCTACCGCTCATTgatgatggttcccaaatcccaATGGCATTTAGTTCACAGTAATCCAGCTTTACCATCGCAATCCATGATCTTCTTTGTTCCAAATCTAGCACCCATGGACATTTGCGATGCTTAATGCATTAGAACAGAGACACCATGAGGGTTTGCAAAGCTGCCCATCTAGAAAACAGCATACCTCCACAACCAAAAAGAGTTGTAGGCATTTGAAAATCCCACCAAGATCCTAAAATATGCAATCCCCAGATCGCCGCATATATCCATATCTAAAAAAACAAACAAGATAATTTTCATATAAATGGATTGAAAGTAAAGGTGATGACTTGACAGCCCGTTGTGCATTTTATACACAAACAAATCATGATGTCAAACAAGAGAACGTAGGACAGAACAGAATAGAAGGCCATACACATCAACCTTTTCAAATATATTTGACCATGAAGagaatgatttttaaaataaataatcaatCCAGCCTAATCAGCATCTAAGCCACATTGGGAACCTAGATTATTGTTTGACTGGACTTGAGGCTGCCTAGTCTTCTACAGCTAAATAGCACATCGGTCCAAATGCGTACCTAATTTCACTTTGCAACAAGTAACCACTCATTTCATTACAAAACAGTTCTTTACTACAATCATATTTAATATTGGTAGGATTGGAGTAGGATCTAGTAGGATTGCGGTAGGATCTAGTAGGATTGCAATAGGATCATAAGATCCTAGtacattatatttttaattttaacacaTTATGTGCACTCTTGATTTAATGTTCATCCTGTATAGGTTGTACAAGGAATGGACAAGGGATTTAATTCAtctgatataaacaaaattatGAACTCAAAAAATTGTTTATAGATGTTATTCATTAAGTGGATCAAACTTCAAACACCAATATCTAGGCTGATAGATATTTAATACACTGCATTTGATGATAATAATGATCATGGCGACAATGATTTTAATGGTGGGCTTGATGAAGTTATCCATTATCATATAAATACTAATAAACCACATGGTGGCCTGAATGTTAACACAAATGTTAACAAGCTAGCTTGATAGTTTAGCCTTTGTTATTTGTTTGCTTTGTGTGTGTATTAGATAATTTTTAATGTCTAGTTTGCATTTAAAATTATGTGTTCCTCTTTTTTCTGTAAGTATTTATTCCTTTTTCATTATAAACTAGTCTGATTTAGGAATGCAACAATTTGAACACACGACTTGTTTAAATAAGTGCTCTACCATATAAGGGACTTGTTTCCTAGTATTGAACACATGCTAGATAGATAACTTTTTAGGTTTATAATATCAAATTTATGAAAAGTAGCATACGAATGCATTTTTTATATCCATTTACATCGTTAGTATTATCTTATGATCCTCAATTCGATCCTATGACCTGATCCTGCTAACCCTTCCAACCATCCCAATTTTAAAAACCTTGGTTATATTTTGTAAAGCATTATGGTCACTAACATGACAATGTAAGTTACACTAAATTATGCACCTTTAGAGTTTTAAAATGGTTGGTGCGAGGAACATTAAAATTCATTAAGAAATGTGGGCTATCATCTACAAGCACTTGGTATTTTGAACAAAATCATTTGAATTGCATTAATAAGAAATTTTGTAccaatgcatgcatgcatttaaCACCATTTCAAATCAGATAGAGGACAATAGATAAGCCCAATCGCctttatttttacttttcaaaGTATGACAGCTTTAACCATCACCTATAGCAACCAACCTCACCCCTAAAAATATCTCCTTTAACAACCCTTATTAAAGGCATGGACCCACACTTTCAAATGCGACTAAACAATAACTTGAATTCACAGCCAGTGGGCACAAAAAAATGCCCCTCCCAGAAAATTAATACAAAGCGATTGATGCAGAAAAGATACCAAATGACTGTGCATGAATAAAAATAGAAACAATGACATCAAGCAAATTGTAAACCTCAgtaatcaaacaaaaaaaatgaataacatatataaaagaaaGCAAACCTTGACAATGAGCGTGGCCTAGATCCAGAGCGAGAATGAGAGGAAACAGACCTCGATCGAGATCTAGCAGGAGACCGGCGAGAAGATTTGGTTTTCGGAGATTTGCTACATGACACTTTGTAAAATCAACAAACAGTAGCCACCCAAATGGCACAACAAGATTGAAATTATGAAATAAAGTGATCAAACCTCCGGCTCCTGCTCCTGCTCTTACTATAACTTCTACTACGGCTGCGACTATAGCTCTTGCCCCTTGAACGAGATCGACTGCGACTCCTAGATCGACTTGAATCATATTCCCTCACCTGCAAGTAAAtggaataataaatacaaatgcataaTGCAATATAGAAAGAAAAGGAGATTTCTCAAAATATTTAGACTAAAACATACACGAACATAAGCTCGACCAAATGCATTGCGAAATTCAGAATCATCAAGCTTCTTAATCtgcaaattttatgaaaaaaataaaaataaaaaaagaagattgATTACACAAATCAAACAAATTATTTGGTGACAGTCAAAATCATGATAAAATTCGTTAATTGAGCAAAAGCACAATGTAAGAACCAAGAAAAGACATGAAGATAACTTACCGCATACTTCATGTCCTCATAGTTCGTGTAATCCACAATCCCTGTTGTGCCTACAAAACAACCATCAAACAGATGTAGGCATCGAACCCAAGAAAGAAAAAGCAGCTCAAATATCTAAAGCCCATTTGTGAACATGTACACTGCCCAAAAATAGGCAAAACACACAAATCAAAAATTTGTGAGTTCAAAACTGAAAAGCCTCATTAATGACAACAGTACAACCTTCCCttcccctccccctcccccccggcccaaaaaaaaaaacagaaagtgGGGGGAGATGAAAGACATGGTATAAAGGTCAACAAAGGTGGAAAAAGGGTCAATTCTAAGCTACATTTTTACAGATCTGTAACCCACAtcaaaaataaacaaaagaatCAAAACTCAGAAGAACATATTCCCGTCACATTATAGAAATATGAAGACTATAGTTTTAACATATCTTACTGCTGCCTTCACGGAAAACTTGGGAGAAACAGACATCCCCCGCTCGACGCATATGGTCCTGAACAAAAATTCACAATTTTGAGAACCATTGACTTGAAGAATGCAAGAAATAACAATCCATTAAATGAATCCCATTCAAACCTTTAAGTCTTGCCATGATGCAGAAGAGGGCAATCCAGTGACCAACACTGCGTGGCAGCACCAAGTTAGACCAAGCTGAAGGAAATCCAAAAGAAACCTAATATAGCATATTGTATTAATAAGAATACACACCACGAAATTCTGAACGCCGGGACACTCCACGGTTACCCCGACTACCACTATGACTACTGTAACGATCAATCGATGACGAATGTCCACGCCCACCATGTGCAAGTTCCACCTGTACAtaataaaatcaattaaaaatatgaGATAGCGAAGAAGTGGCTTCAATAAACTAGTTGAAAGTGTGCCACATCTATAGATGGATGACAAACCCGCAGCCGATGCCCATCGAAATCATAGCCATCGCGACCACGTATGGCATCTTCAGCATCGCGACTCTCTTCAAACTGCAAGAAACAAGCATTTGAGGGAAAAAAAAAGATGCAGAAAAACAAGGTAATTACAACTTACAGGACAAAAGATAACAAGATAACTAAATAACAAGCAAATTAAAGTTTACCTCAACGAATGCATAACCAGGCGGCCTTGGTGGAATTTTCAAATCAATGTGAGCAATCGGTCCATACTGCAAGTTAAGTACCAAAGAAATAACCCAACATTATGCCTCTTTCTATTTAAGCAAGAAATGCAACTCTGTTCAAACTTAACCAACCCAATCcgtggttttaggtttttttgGGTTCCAATATGTTACACCATATTAACAAGAATAGAAATCACAACCATAGCGGCCAGTGTGAACAAGAGCCACTGCATAACAGCCACAGCAGGCTGTTACAAGAATGCTACAGCAGCTACTGAATTGTTACAACATAAAATTACTTCTTTTATATTTCTACttctccatctcattctctctcagTTTTCCTTTAATAAGTTAAATCAATCCTAATTAGATTCTGTTAAAGTGAAAGATTATTATAATGAGGATTATAGcaatacaaaatttttttttctttgtaatatctacaagagatgcattaataaGCAATTGCTGTGATCATTTTATTGTTAAACAAGTATGATTTTATTTTGCTAATATTTCTAATTTGGTGTTTCTCTTCTATCAGTTTTAAATTAACCTtcttttcaaatttctttattattcaagttaataatttatttttaatgacATAGAATTCTGTAACTAAAATATCTTAAGTTAGGTAATAATTTTAATGGCATACAATTCTGTAACTCAAGATATCTTAAGTTATGTAATATAACTTGTTCCccaggtcttaaattttgattttgactcaaattttgaatctccaaaagtacagaagttttgattttgatgtcaatttcaatttcaatttgaaaaaataacggaaaccaatagtaaagcatggaaatatttgtgaaaatttagaaatggttaacaaatataataatgtaagttttagtaCAAATATATTACAAGATAAGTTTTAGTACTAATATATTACAAGATAAGTACATCTACATTGTTTATGAGGTGAAAatgttgtaatatagtatgtgcaTCAAAGATATTTGTAAGACGATGTACTTTAaaaatattcagttaatacaaatgaaattcataactcatttaaatattattatttacaaataaaaaataatttagacatgaatggttaaataaaatgttgctataagtttattttttcatataatttcaaaagcacttgtaataatcttttgttttgataaaaataaataaaataaattaagagagaaatttcacttcactcttcaATCTctcaaggaaatttcattgtatagttaaaatttcaataaattttgctaaaatttcgagatttcgataaatttcatatgattcattgagatttcgacgAAAATTATACAAGACaaaaattgactgccatttcgattccAGAGGTGACGGAAGCCATAAATTTTtccaatttcatgaaaatttaagaccatgcttctACTTATagatttgttaatttttttagaCTTTAACTGATGAAATAATGAAACTTGCTTAATTTATTGTATGTTTGATGTGACTGATAGATGAATAGAGTATGTCACAAGCCTAATCTATTTCTTTAATTACTTTATGTATCTAGGAATGATTGATTAATGAATGGCTTATATTTTTTAAGGTCATAAATTAATGgaaaactggaaaaaaaaaaaaaactactgtTGATGCCATTTTAAAACCAGTATAAATTTTATTTCCCATGCTAAACAACATTTTTAAGTTGAACTAAAAGATACAAAACACATTAAAAATCTAATAAGGGTTAGGTGCTTAAAAAACATGCAATTCAACCAATATCAACAAGGTCTGAGTGTGCCTGAAATAAGATTCAGTCATAAGAAGGGCTATGTGCTTAAAAAACATGCAATTCAACCAATATCAACAAGGTCTGAGTGTGCCTGAAATAAGATTCAGTCATAAGAAGGGCTACATGCTTAAAAAACAAGCAATTCAACCAATATCAACAGGGTCTGAGTGTGCCTGAAATAAGATTCAGTCATAAGAAGGGCTATGTGCTTAAAAAACATGCAATTCAACCAATATCAACAAGGTATGAGTGCGCCTGAAATAAGATTCAGTCATTAGACTGATTCCAACTGCTTCCCATAACCCTCCTCCCTCATTCTGCTtacattatttaaaaccatggccaACCTATGCATATAAATTTGAAAGGCCAATCTACACAAGACACGTGCGGTTGTAGGCATTCAAAACCTCAACTTAGGGCTATCACAGCAGGAAAACCAAGCGATGAAAACTTGAATTTACATGCTGAGTCACAAAGGTCTATGCAGTAGAACAGTTCTAATCCAAAGAAAAAAGAATTTATCAAAATGACATTTCAATCCATCCATcataaaaattctttaaaaagcAAACATTCACCTATATATTGAATGATTACTGCCTTAAAAACATACCAAACAGTTCAGGGGGCGCATAGTGTATCTTGGTTCTACCGAACAAAACACATCCAAATCCAGTGTATAGGTCAAAAAGTTCAAATTCACCACAAAACCATAGGCCTTATGACCGTCATTAACATAAGCATCCACACCATCGACAAGAGCAACAAAATCATGTACCTTGTAAAACAAATCTTCCACTTCCCTCTCGCGAATGTCACCGGGGAGATTGCCGACGTAGAGCGTCCTACTCTCACGGCGACTCATTGTTCCTGAAAACGTTAAAAATGACACAAATCAGTAACAATAGCTCTCTCACGTACGTAAATTCCGCATCGCATACAAATGGAAGCCGAGCATACAGGATCaaaccaaatcagaagcaaaatCAAAGAACGCTGAAAACAATCGAAACAGAACCCCACCTCGTAGATTCAACAGCAGAGATCAAACATGTGTCAaaagtaaagaaaataaataatcgATCTTTTATGAATTCTAGGGTTCAACTGATGGATATAGCGTACCTGAGAATGGGATTGCGTGCCGAAGCGAGGACGCAGATGAAACCAGAAGACTAGGGTTTTGATGGGGAAGGAGAGGAGGGTTAGCAATTATAAATAAGGTAAAGATTGTGTGTTGCTCTGTGTACCGTTATTCGTTGTGCGATCGTGATCTAATGGTTTTTGATTGGCCTAAACTTTTTTTATTTACCTTTTACTCCCTCTACTTGCTTGCCAAATTTACGCCACTACCCCAAAGGGCACCCTGCATTTTTCATCCACAGCCCTGCCAGATTATCTGAGGAAGTAAACTAGTCAAATACCCGTTTGCTCCGTTTAGAATTAggattttatttgggaaaatttcaATAATGCAATGAATTGAGGTTCAAGTCAAGTGGTGTCGGTACAAATAGATACTCTAATTTAACTTATTCtacttaaataaaaaatatcgGGCCCAAAATTTGatttgaattttatgaattttatagttGTTAAACTTAAATTCGACTCAACTATAATATCATAAAATTTGAATGACTCggttataaattaatataaaatatatatataaataatgtacgtataatactaaatatatttataaaatatatattatatgacatataatataaaaataataaaatagaaaactTGATTAAGTTTGAAACTCAATTCAAGTACTGTTACTAAGCTCGAACTCGATtcattaaaatactaaaatggCTTGAACTCGACTCAAAGTCGAGTTGAATTACGTCAAGTTGAGTTAGGCGATGAGTCGAATTCGAATAGCTCGAAAGTAAGTTTAATTCAATTATACCCTTATAGGGAATGGTAACTAAGTGAAGATTAAATTTGATATAAAGAGATTAAATAACATTGATATATTTACATATCTTGGGTCTATTATGCGAGTGAAAGAGGAAATTAAAGAAGATGTAATACTTAGAATTAAAACAGGTTTAATAAAATGAAGGAGTACACAGATGTCTTGTGTGattgtaaaatacccttaaaattaaaacaaaagtcTTTTAAGGCAACTATAAGACCCACTTCATGGTTCAAAATGTTGAACAACTAAGAAAtaatatgtacaaaaagtaaaaattgttgaAATGTGAATGTACGCTTAAGGTAGATGAGTGGTACAACATTAAAGAATAAACTAGGAAACTAGCATAAAAGCAATAATTTAAGCATAGCATCAGTTGAATACAAACTAAGGGAGGGCAACTTAGATAGTTTAGACATTTAAAACGCAGACTTAGTAGAACATATGTGAAGATGAGTGAGTTAATTATTATTTATGATATGAAAAAGTGTAGGTATAggtctaaaataaattaaaatgaggTAATGAGGAGGAATTTAATAATCTTTAatttaatagagaaaaatgtTTTCAATAAGGTAAATTGACAGAAAATTATTCATGTAACTGACCCCAGCTAATGGAGCTAAatacttgttgtggttgttgttgttgttgttgtgttacTTGGGGAAaagaaattaaatgctataaaaaatgaaaatttgttttaataaggctaagaataataaaaaattaaatattaattatgagtaaaattaaaattttgataaaaaatttggtacatttttattttct includes:
- the LOC131155019 gene encoding serine/arginine-rich-splicing factor SR34-like isoform X1, whose translation is MSRRESRTLYVGNLPGDIREREVEDLFYKYGPIAHIDLKIPPRPPGYAFVEFEESRDAEDAIRGRDGYDFDGHRLRVELAHGGRGHSSSIDRYSSHSGSRGNRGVSRRSEFRVLVTGLPSSASWQDLKDHMRRAGDVCFSQVFREGSSTTGIVDYTNYEDMKYAIKKLDDSEFRNAFGRAYVRVREYDSSRSRSRSRSRSRGKSYSRSRSRSYSKSRSRSRSKSPKTKSSRRSPARSRSRSVSSHSRSGSRPRSLSRSQSRSRSPLPSRQKRVSKSPKKRSLSRSPSKSRSRSLSR
- the LOC131155019 gene encoding serine/arginine-rich-splicing factor SR34-like isoform X2; translation: MSRRESRTLYVGNLPGDIREREVEDLFYKYGPIAHIDLKIPPRPPGYAFVEFEESRDAEDAIRGRDGYDFDGHRLRVELAHGGRGHSSSIDRYSSHSGSRGNRGVSRRSEFRVLVTGLPSSASWQDLKDHMRRAGDVCFSQVFREGSSTTGIVDYTNYEDMKYAIKKLDDSEFRNAFGRAYVRVREYDSSRSRSRSRSRSRGKSYSRSRSRSYSKSRSRSRSKSPKTKSSRRSPARSRSRSVSSHSRSGSRPRSLSRYGYMRRSGDCIF